CAAGATGCAAATGGAAAGGTAGGGGAAGGtgatccgaggaggagtatctcCTCGAATAGACAAAGCACAAATCAAATGTATATCCTATCATTCAAGGTGAACTTCTAAGAAATTCCACTGATAGGGACGTGCATTATGAACGTATAGGAGGGTTGGAAGCTTAGAAATGTCTAAGAGAAAACTATTGctaccgcattgaatgctctgtaacTAATTCTCTGgttgcattaatgaggaagtgatctATAAACAGtatttttcagccttacaactaccTCTAAAGACTTTAGAAGGGTGTTGACATGACAAGGATCAACATTAACAATCTACTGTCTACATGTAGGGTAAAGGTGAGAAGAAAGAGGTAGTATAAATTAGAGAGAAGACCCTAAGATAAAAGGAGgaaaaatcaagagagaaacactgtagcaatcaggaatcaaatttgtaatcaaacttgtgagaaatatataagaactgatctcctcggactgtgccgaggacgatctaTTTTAGTTTAAATCAATCTGTCTTCCTgttcttgtcatttgaatccacattatttgttgtccaactcattttgGCTCAGTTTTctaatccactctctacaaattcattattttgggttttttaggCCTAAGTCTATCCGTCTTTTGGGATAGGGACTCAAATCCGgtccttacaataataataaaaaagagataagcataagaacaacaaatttataagattatcaacgtaaaataacaacaaatttaCAAATCAAACTTAAGCATAGCACCAAATTAATACAAAACTATTTGATTCGAGTACATACTCATTTCTCAAAACACCATACATTATATAATCTATTTGACACtatattacattaaaatatcaattttcttgatttttttttaattatttctctttctttactCATAACAACTATTATCCACTTTCTTCCTTCATCATCgaaatatgtaaataaaaaaataaaaaactaaatgcaaaataaatagtgtcagtataaatttatataattactGTACCAACTTTGCtaatttacacaaaaaattCATAGATACTCCCAGAATATAGTGAAGTGGGGCTCTCTCTTCTCACATTCGTGGTAGActcatcatgaatttaatgagtagaCCCTATCATAAATGTAAAAAGAGGGAACACTATTTTACTATAATTCgggagtacctaagaattactcaaTTTACACAGTTTTAACTTAACTGATATGAATGATTTTAGAATTTAGTTGTgtaaaattgatatatatatatatatatatttatatattttgcattgtataatgcaaatgctcttatatttttaatttaataattaatatgagATGGAGATGGAAGTCCCCATTGGTAACCCGTTTTGGTCCCTCGCCTAAAAGACTTTAAATGCCCAAATCAAAGTTCAAAAACACAAATTCTAGACCTTTGCAACTATTCAGATATTGTATGCACGACAGCCAATGCCAAATTAAAGCAAGCTCAAGCTAAACTAAACCCAAGACAAAGGTAGCCACATATACGGTAGGCTTTGCTTGATGGCTTGATGCCCAAGTTTAGCCCCCTGAACATAGggacaaaaaccaaagaacattTGTATGCATGGTTAAGGGACAAAATCAATGCTCTACACAAAGACGTGTCATGACCCAATGCAAGTTCAATAAATTGTAGGCTATAATTTTGTCATGTGactcattaataaaatttaatcaatAATATTATAGTCCCTTTTGGAACCCCATTTTGGTCCCTCCtctaaacaaaactaaaatgTCTAAATCCGAagtttaaaaacacaaattctAGACCTTGGCAactacatatatattttatgcaaGACAAACAAGATCCAATTCAAGCAAGTTCAAAGCAAAACCCAAGCAAAGCCATTAATAGAAGCAAAGCTAGTTGCCTTATATAAGAACAAAAGCCAAAGAACAAAAACAGCTATGCAGTTTTTTCCCCTCCCTCTCTGCATCCCATTGTTGggttttctttggttttgttaacCAATGAGTTTATTAACAtagtatttttcatattttttatatggtTAAATTGACATATTATAATTGATGTATAGTACAGTACAAATTATGGCACTAATAACACttataagttttaatttttaatttttgttgaataGCTTTATTCCCTctcttgtgtgtgtttatttattttaagagtaatctttaaaagctttttttttttttcatattttttacatAGTTGGATtgacatattataattattgatGTATAATACAAATTGTGGCTCTAATAACCCTAAtagtttttatttgataagataaccctaatagttttttttattattattagtttttgcTGAATAACCTAATAGGATTATGTaagtaatctttttttttctttttatagtctagtttttatttttattttttataatctagTTAAGTAATCTttaaagatttatatatatatatatatatatataaatctgaAACAACTAGtgatttttaaagaaattaaaaaaattaaattatgccTCCTTTCTAAATAAATCGTAAAGCATTGATGTTgtcttaaattaaataaaagctAGTCTATCTATGTCCATGTCAGCCTTTTACAATCACAGCCGATCAAACTCAACCGCTAggtttatcattaaaaaaaaaaaaaaaaaaaaaaaaaaaaagctcaaccGCTAGGCATTGGGCAACAACTCATTCTCTTGGTTCCACAAAAGGGTACAAAAAGTCCATGTCTCACCCATCATTGAACCACTAAAAATCCTCCACATAAGCAGCACCTCTTCCCAATCCAACCCATCTGATATTTCGCCACGTGTACTCAAACTCTGTGCACCCACAAAAACGCAACAAATCAACGGCTCACAAGCGAAGAAAACATGCACTTTTGGTACCACATGGTCGCAACAAAAACAAACCTCGTATACATACATAGTAGCTTCGCATACACGCTTTCGTCgtaaacaaacacataaacccCTCCCTCCCCACCATTTCTGATTGCTCCGTAACCTTAAAaccctatctctctctctctctctctctctcagagttTCTCTCCAATTCATTTTCAATGGGAGATCCTATTCCTAGTACTCAGAAACTGAAACCCACGACGTCGGTTTCACTCCCACCAGGTTGTCGATTCCACCCATCTCAACAAGAACTCGTCTCTTACTACCTCACGAACAAAAACCGTGACCCGGACCCGAACCCGGATGAGAATTTTTTCAACGGTTACGATTTGATCAGGGAGCTGAACCTTTTCGATTACGACCCATTTGAGCTACCGGACGATACGTGCTTTTCGTACGGTTTCGGAGGAAGGAAAAGGCACTGGTACTGTTACTGTTGCACGAGTAGCAGTAGTAGAATTAGGAGCAGAAGGAAAACGAAGAATGGGTATTGGAAGAGAAACGGAAAGGTGAGAGACGTGGTGGGACCCTGTGGGAGGGTCCAGGTGGGGTCCAGAAAGAGCTTCGTTTTTTATTTGGGGAATTCACCTGAGACTGCGTTCAGGACCAGTTGGGTTTTGTATGAGTATGCTCTTGCTGATCATCCTAaggtaaaaaa
This DNA window, taken from Quercus robur chromosome 2, dhQueRobu3.1, whole genome shotgun sequence, encodes the following:
- the LOC126710390 gene encoding protein CUP-SHAPED COTYLEDON 3-like isoform X1, whose translation is MGDPIPSTQKLKPTTSVSLPPGCRFHPSQQELVSYYLTNKNRDPDPNPDENFFNGYDLIRELNLFDYDPFELPDDTCFSYGFGGRKRHWYCYCCTSSSSRIRSRRKTKNGYWKRNGKVRDVVGPCGRVQVGSRKSFVFYLGNSPETAFRTSWVLYEYALADHPKIEFCKIKASFVVCRVFSKSRAGNSISDNGLSSCAEESISAVRHIGIQHDGYFTPDTVEAKIQGDNSVDGNNEISRYPTQLVSELEDRIMTGPVSVASLPFPSVMRPREPVSSTGLPGSGSMFVEGLTDRQLSSIVDEDFIELNDLMD
- the LOC126710390 gene encoding protein CUP-SHAPED COTYLEDON 3-like isoform X2: MGDPIPSTQKLKPTTSVSLPPGCRFHPSQQELVSYYLTNKNRDPDPNPDENFFNGYDLIRELNLFDYDPFELPDDTCFSYGFGGRKRHWYCYCCTSSSSRIRSRRKTKNGYWKRNGKVRDVVGPCGRVQVGSRKSFVFYLGNSPETAFRTSWVLYEYALADHPKASFVVCRVFSKSRAGNSISDNGLSSCAEESISAVRHIGIQHDGYFTPDTVEAKIQGDNSVDGNNEISRYPTQLVSELEDRIMTGPVSVASLPFPSVMRPREPVSSTGLPGSGSMFVEGLTDRQLSSIVDEDFIELNDLMD